The Aerosakkonema funiforme FACHB-1375 genome contains a region encoding:
- a CDS encoding RNA-guided endonuclease InsQ/TnpB family protein — MLNLTYEYKLIPTDAQRETFDHWLEICRKVYNYALRERKDWVNSRKCEIDSCSIKQEYIIPVDAPRPTFARQCKTLAEAKKSIPELKLPHTHVLQQVLRQLESAFVAMWDRGYGFPRFKKRMRSFVFPQLNLKSVQRFNDEDWVNLPKIGLVKMHLSRPIPEGFEVKQIRVVKRASGYYAMLALQCDVEVPQTSPSGHGLGIDLGLEHFLATSDGELIDRPRFFVDGLFKLKLLQRQLKRKKKGSRKFRQLQRRIARHHEYISNSRKDFHFKTAHHLCNQGQTIFAEDLNLKAMSAGMLCKHTFDVGFGQFLGILGYVSFKRGAYFAKVDPNGTSQTCPRCQTHTGKKDLSERVHKCPECGYETNRDVAAAQVVLQRGYTAVGHIAVNFGEGK; from the coding sequence ATGTTGAATCTAACCTACGAGTACAAGCTTATTCCCACCGACGCGCAACGCGAAACCTTCGACCACTGGTTAGAAATTTGTCGGAAGGTCTACAACTATGCCTTGCGAGAACGAAAGGATTGGGTTAACTCTCGCAAGTGTGAGATCGACTCATGCAGCATCAAGCAGGAATACATTATCCCTGTTGATGCACCACGTCCAACTTTTGCTCGTCAGTGCAAAACACTGGCAGAAGCAAAGAAATCAATACCTGAATTGAAACTACCTCACACTCATGTATTGCAACAAGTGTTACGCCAATTAGAGTCGGCATTTGTGGCGATGTGGGATCGTGGGTATGGATTCCCCAGATTTAAAAAACGGATGCGCTCATTTGTTTTCCCTCAGTTGAATTTGAAATCCGTGCAACGATTCAATGATGAGGATTGGGTTAATCTGCCTAAGATTGGCTTGGTTAAAATGCACTTGTCTCGCCCTATTCCTGAAGGGTTCGAGGTGAAACAAATTCGCGTTGTTAAGCGGGCTTCTGGTTACTATGCCATGCTCGCGTTGCAGTGCGATGTCGAAGTGCCTCAAACTTCACCATCAGGTCATGGATTAGGGATTGATTTAGGACTGGAACACTTTTTGGCAACTTCAGACGGGGAGTTGATCGATAGACCTCGATTCTTTGTGGATGGGCTCTTCAAGCTGAAATTGCTGCAACGTCAATTGAAACGGAAGAAGAAAGGGTCTAGAAAATTTCGTCAGCTTCAGCGTCGAATTGCCAGACACCACGAATACATCTCGAATAGTCGCAAAGATTTTCACTTTAAGACCGCTCATCATTTGTGCAACCAAGGACAAACTATATTTGCCGAGGATCTAAACCTCAAAGCCATGTCAGCCGGAATGCTATGCAAGCATACATTTGATGTAGGCTTTGGACAGTTCCTCGGTATTTTGGGTTATGTGAGCTTTAAGCGAGGTGCATACTTTGCCAAAGTAGACCCGAATGGCACTAGCCAAACTTGCCCTAGATGTCAGACGCATACAGGCAAAAAGGATCTATCTGAGCGGGTGCATAAATGCCCTGAATGTGGGTATGAGACAAATCGAGATGTTGCAGCCGCGCAAGTGGTTTTGCAACGTGGATATACAGCGGTGGGGCACATCGCAGTGAATTTTGGGGAGGGCAAGTAG